A region of the Leopardus geoffroyi isolate Oge1 chromosome C2, O.geoffroyi_Oge1_pat1.0, whole genome shotgun sequence genome:
AAAAGAGAGCAAAGGGAGTTGCCACAGAGGGTATCTGCAAGTATGAACACAGCCGGAGCAGATCTAGACCCTCTGAGTCAGTCAGGAGCAAAGCCCCAGCTCTAGAGCATTCAAGAACTGTAGACAGAGTGTTGGACTTCCCCCAGAGTGTGGGATAGGACCTCAGTAAATTCATATACATTTCAAAAGACAGAGTGACCTCTGCTGACATCTGGGTTCCAAAATAGGTTAGCATTTCATCAGAGAAGATATGAAGAACTTGTCATCCCCATAGACATATGGTTATCCCAATTTGACATTAACAGGCTTATTATTCCTGTGTGATGTATACCTGCATGAGTCAGATAACGGGGCTGAGTCAAACGTGGCATGCCTAAGTCtggaaaaagagaggggagggaggctctAGCCACAGATACCAGAAGGGACCAGAGAATAAAACCTTTGCTGATAGAGATTGCCATTTAGTCACCTGCATGGAAATGTTGCTGTTAGATACAGAAGGCATGGAGAGTGTTTCCAGGACCAGTCTCAGGCAGGAGATAGAccaaatcttaaaggaaaagtgaaaagtgaaagttcTTTGCCCCTAGTAGCAGCGACAGTTAAACCATGAGCAGCGCCCCGCTGAGCCTTctggagaggcagggagcccACTCAGGTTGAGAGGACAGGACTCAGCTGTCAGTAGTAACCCCAAATAGCAGAAGGTGGTCCTCAACCTGACCGCAAGTTACAATCACCAGAAAGGAGTTTAATTTTCACCTTTTTATTGTACATAACATTTATCACTTTAACTATTTTTAggtgcacagttcagtggcattaagtatattcccactgttgtgcagccatcaccaccgtcCTTCTCCAAAACTCTTTCATCTTCCCAAATGGAGAGGCTCTATATTGGTCAAACAGTCTCTCTCCAATCCCCTCTCCCCTGAGCTCCTGGCAACTgcctttctattttctgtctctatgaatttgaccactctagatacctcatataagtgaaattctacagtatttgtccttttgtgtctgcaggggagatttttaaaacctgaaccccagaccaattaaatcagaataccAGGGTCGggcccaaacatttaaaaagctccCTGGTGATTCTAAAGGGCAGCCTTGAAAACCACTGGGCTAGAAGATCTAAATCAGATTTACTTTCAGGAATCCCTCCGAATAGCAAACACATCTCAGCACCTGCTGGCTGATGCCTAAAATTCCTTTAGTCATAGGCAAAGCTAAGGATTTTCCTTCTTCAGCTGGAGATGAGGGGCTTTAAATGACTGATTGACATATCACAGTGACTGAAACTCATCTGCTAAAGATTAATCTATCAGTCAACAAATGTAAGTGAGTATTATCAGACACTGTCTCCTTTTGAAAGCCAGGAAGACTCAGAGAGTAGCAGATGATGAGTAACTGTCCACTTGGGAGAtgagaagagacagacacaccAGGGACTCATGGTCACTTGTTGGGGTGATAAAAGTTAGTGTTTACCTTTAACTACCCTTAGGACCAACATATCTGTCTACCTGCCTATTTGCTGGAACAGGGCCACTATGACATATGGTTCCCATCAACTGTATTTTTGCATGATTCTTGAatctcctcttttttatttaaccaCACTGACTTCATTTCAAAGGAACTTCACTTACATGGGTCCTAATTGAGGCATGACCAGTGCCTTGTTCAAGGAAGagcttctgctgctgctggttTCTTCAGAACtagaaatacatagaaaatggTCAGGTTTAAACAGAGAGACAAGACAGGGATAGgcacaaacatttataaaatgacaaaataacagGGAAGATCCATACCAAAATTATATCAGTTCCCATGATGAAGGGAGGACGGTATGGGAATGAGAGTGGAAGGGTTTGAATGTTCATTTTTCTAAACCGTGGAAGCAAACATGACAAAATGTTAACCCACTTGTTCTGCGTTGGCATTTtgttatattactttttaaaattttttaaatgtttattaatttttgagaaaaagagagagagagagagcatgagtggggggaggagcagagagagggagacacagaatctgaggcagactccaggctcccagctgtcagcatggaacctgactcagggctcgaagtcacaaactgtgagatcatgacctgagccaaagtcagatgcttaactaactgagccacccaggtgccctgttataTCACTTTTTAAACTTACCTTTGGGCTTTTCAGCCTTTACAAGATGTTAATATTAGTGGCTTCATCAGGCTGTctatggtcagcacagagcccactttggatcctctatccccctctctctctgcccctcctctgtttatatactctctctttcaaaaataaatattaaaaaaattcaatattaCATATATGCCTATATAAATAATtgtacacataaatatacataaagaaatgCTTTAATGACTGAGGCTTTTACAAAAATTTCAGATTGATAATTCTGccataaaattaaattactaaaGCCTCatagaacatttgaaaaatacagaagagatggagacacaaatTAATATTCCCCATAACACTGGGATGTAGAGATTGCCACATTTTGATGTCTTCATATCCAGGCTCTTTCTCTATGAATGAAATAACTGCATCATTGATTTCAAATTTGCAGATAGTTACTGATTACAAAAATACCTGCTCACTGTAAAATGCAGGAAAATAAAGATAAGGAGGACAAATTACTTATGTCCTTACTACCTGAATGTGATACCGGTGAAGAAGAGAAGGATGTAACCGGAAAGACTGGAAATAGGACAGAAACATTGTCAATAAGGAGTTGTATTTACCAGGGTCTTTGGTCTCATTCACCTTCTCCTCTGGTCTTTATGGGATAAAGTGACCCCAACATTCAGTCAGATATCGCATGGCTGGACCCTAATGCCAGTTTGATCTTGGTTTAAGTGTTATTTCTTTGGTGGCTCAATCTGAAGGATTCACTCACTATTATAATAGCcttaatttttttgggggggggttattATTTATCACCCTCTaccatttttttgtttacttgtatatttatttgtttcttatctCGCTTCTTCATTGTTGTATCCCCAGGACCTGGAAGTGTCAAGGGTCTGGATttattgttgaatgaaaaaaatgaatcaaagagcCTTCAGTGGTCCTGCCTGCATAGGATTGTGAAAGTATCTTCCTTTAACTACCATTGGATACTTACTTAAGAAGGCAACCTGGTGAGGCACCTGTTTTTCATCTACACgtcttcccaccaccaccacccccccaccaccaactaCCTCCTTACTTGGCAGCAATTCTATGTGCCTGTGATAATCAGAACCACTTGCCACAGCAAATGCCACATCCTTCTTTTCTGCTTGTTTGCCTTGTGGAGCCTGAATATACATGTGACTGCCTCAGCTTCCAGTTCAATGAAATCATCAATGTGTCCTTTAGTGGCCATGTTCTTCCCTTTGGTACTAAAAACTTTGAACTCTCAGGATTCAGTGTTGTTaggatgggaaaaaatattttagatagcCATTTACTATTGCAGTagccttaacatttttaaaaagcttatcatttatcattctttaccactttttccattttacattGAGGAGTGGATGCACATTATCTGTGTTGTTAAGGCTGCAGAGATGCTCCACCTTTTATAGATTTATTGGCCACCTACAGTTTTCCTTGAATGACTAGCCGCTTATGACCTTTGCCCCTTTACCTACTGAGgtgttcatttttaactttttgatttgtaagagttctttatattatAAGGAGTCTAACACTTTGTCACGTATAGAGTAcaattttaagttgatttttcttttggaattaatGTTTAACAGTAATTTTAATATAGAATAATTgtaatgtttaatttcttaagtaggctccatgcccaatgcagagcccaaagtggggcttgaactcacaaccctgaggtcaagacctcagctgagatcaagagtcagatgcttaactgactgggccacccaggcacccctgtaatgtCTAATGTCTattaataaaaaactttaaaattttatggagtgcctgggtggcttagtcagttgagaatctgactcttgatttcatctcaggtcatgatcccagggtcatgggtcgagccccatgtcagtctctatgctgagcatggaggctgctgattctctctctctctctctctctctctctctctctctctctctctccctgagccccttctcccccactcatgctaacattaaaaaaaaaaaaaacttaaaaaaatttaaatataattaagttCTTGACCTTTTTTAAGTGATTCTTGCTCTGGCATTATTTATAGGAATACTTGAACAACTTCAGCATCATAGGAATTCAGCAAGGAATGTTAGTAATAACAGTAAAATTACTAATAATCATTACTATTCATTATTTACTATGTATCAGACACTCTACATACTTTATTCTATTTAATACAATAAACCTATGACataattattattcccattctacaggtcaggaaactgaggctcaagaagACAGAGTCACTGCCCATAGTCATGTAACTTACAAGTGTTGGAGCTGAAGTTCAGTCACTTAGTTATGTACAAATTCTGGACTTTGTCAGCAGATGAGTAGACCTGGGTCCCCATCCCAGCTCTGCTATGCTGGCTGTGATACCTGTGTATGTGCCTTCACCCCCTGAGCCTTAATGTCACCTATAAAATTTGTTTAACAATAACCCTCTCATAGAGTTGTTGAGGTatttaaatgaggaaaaggagatgTCATATGGCTGGCACCAAGCGACAGCCAACAAAAGAAaatccaccaccaccacccctttgCTGGGGCCCCTTATtacttttttccctcccctctctttggggaggggtggggcaggattGGAGAGGAGACAAAGGGTAAACTAGCTCCTGCAGTGAGGTGCAGAGGTTGGAGGCCCAAGCCCGGCTCGTCTAAGTAAGGAACAGAGCAAGGTGAAGTGCCACCTAAGAGAGATCCCACCCAGGGAGTGGCTCAGATGCTTCCAGCACACACATAGGCCTTTTTGTgtgtgggaggcaggggtggagcTGGATCAGAAAGATCTCACCACAGCTTGGAAGCAGCCACCTCACTTGCGAGGAGAGCCCTGGGAGGTTGCCTCTCATCTGCCAGCTCTTGTTCTGTTGGCCCCAACATACACACAGAGACCATGGGTACCCTCGAGGGACACTTGCTGCCGGGGATATGCCTCCTCATCTTTTCTCTCCACTACTCAGTGATGGTGTCCTTGGCCCTGCTACGGGGACAGAGGTTTCTCAAACCCCCTCTGACCCCAAAGGAGAAGCGAGGACACAGGTGGTGGCAGCTGGTACCTGTGGAAGGGATGATGAAGGTGGCCATCTCCCTGACTGGCATCATAACCGAGTTCTTCTACCCCCCAGGAGTAAACCGGATGATGATGGTAGACTGGGAGGACCCTCGGCGGCCATTCGTGTTCTGTGACAACTGGTATCACGTCACCATGTATGGGTTTTTCATGCTCAGTGGCGTTGTGGACATCGTGAGCCGGGCGTGTCAGGCGCAGCAGAACGTGAAGCTGGAGCGAGCAGCTGAGGCCCTGGCCTTCTGTGTGCTGGTCCTGCTGATGGCATGTCACCTGGAGAACAAGGGCACCCTGGAGGTCCGCACGCACCTGCTGTTCGTGGCGCCCACCTTCCTGGTTACCCTGGTGCTCACCATGGAAGTCTGGGTCCCTGACCAACCCACGCTCTGGGTGCTGAAGACCTGGATGGGGCTGGTGCTCAGCACATGGATGCTGCAGCTGTGTGTGCTGATGTACGCTCCTCCCTCCGGGCAGCCCTGGAGGGCAGAAAACCCTGGCGACCTTGCCTTCCTCTCCATCTTCTTCTGCTGGCACCTGGGCTTTGGGGCTGTCGTGCTGGCCGCTGTCTATGGCCTCTGCAGCCTCTGGCACCATCGCGTCTCCTCTTGGAGGGAAGTCCCACGTGCCAAGTACCAGCTGTGTCCCAGAAGCTACAGCAGCGAAGAGCTGGAGAAGCTCGGGACAGAGGCCATGCTGCAGGATGGGGGCATCTAGGTACAGAATCTTTGTGCTATGCCTTTCGTCACGAGAGTTTTGAGGGTACCCACTGTGCGCAGAGCACAGAAATGTGCTGGGATCTACAAGGTGGCTTTCTGTCACAGGAGCCACCTTCCTTGTTCCTAAATAAACCTTTCAGTTCCTGGGATTACTTCACTCTGTGGCTCTGTTTTCTCCAGGTCTGCCTCTTTTCCTGCCTCACTGCCTCACTGCTCCGCATGGTTCCTGACCGTGGACTTGTGTGGAGTGAGAACAAGGAGGGGGCTTTTCtctcacaaatgaggaaatagaggaaaTAGGTGGAGGGGCGCTGGGGACCCAGGGGTGTTCCATCCGTTGGAGGCAGAGCTAGCTGGCTTAGTGTGTGCCTGCAGCTAGAGTATTTAAATGTGCGAAAGAGAAGGGGTCCATTTTTGCATAATGGTGAGgacttctgtttctcttcatttttctgctttctttacaCTAAGCATGGCAGGATGATGAACTTGTTTCCTTGttgctatagttatttttaatctaCACGGGATGAGGCTACATCTGCCTTCTgagggggaagtggggaaggggtgacAGTCAACTTAGCAGGGGCTCAAGTctgagagaaaggaggcagaagagCAAGGAAGTCCCAAAGGAAACAAGGATGACCGAAATATAATTTTAAGGTGTTCAGGTTTTGCTGGGATGTAAAACTCCATTGTTCCTACTCTTTCAGTAACGTCTGTGATGCAAGTATATGCGTGTCTTGTGTGAGtgattctggagccagaccaAAGAGAAGGCTCAGATGTCAGTTGGCAGAAGCAGAAGGGGAAGAATGGCTATGAGATGTGGGGTGCAAACCGTCTTCAGTGGTTCTGAAGATGCAGAACTCGGAGCCGAGAGGAAACGGGAAATGTCAGCCCCTGGAATTTGCAGAAATTTCTAGCCAGTCATTGAGCTTCTCCCAGAATGAGGAGAGAAGGTGCTGGTAAATCCATACACTCAGTAAGACATATGAAAGCAAATTTTATAAAAACGCTTATCCCTGGGTACAACTAGATATCCACTGCTTCTGCTAGCATGAGCCTGCGTGAGACAGATAAATCCAGCATCTGGAAATgtgaggaggcaggaagaagagaTGGGGTGCTGGCCGTAGATGTGgagaaaggaccagagagaaaAGCTCCCTCTCATGAAGCAGCTGCAGCGACACCACCTCTCGTGCAGTTAGAAATGCTGTCCTCAGAGACTAAAAAGCTGTAAGAAGCATAGAGAGGTGTTTGCATTTGCAAGATGGAAGACAGGCTGCACATTGTCATCTGAAATGTCTCCGGACACTCCCTAAAGAAATAGTGTGTGGGAGCATGGAAAATAGGCTCCAGAAACTCCAGGATGAGAGcttgaggcagggaagggagccaggggAAGGTCTGGCAACTCACCCTGGCAGGGTTTGGAGGGGAGGAACACTCTGGATCTAGAGGAAGAGAAATGTGTCCTGCAGCAGCTGGAACCAGCTGAGGCCAGCCTCAGGTTCCATCCCAGCAAAGCAGGAACCAACCTAAGGAGAGGCCAGCACCTttccttctgtccccaccctAAAAATCCCAGAAGCAGAGCCAAATTTACCCTGAAGCTAAGATAATAAAGCTTAAGCTTCAGAGCCCCTCACTTTACATCTCCAAACATAAAGCTCTGGGAGGGGCCACAGCAATGTGTTGATATGATCACTGAAAAATTGCAAAAGTAAGGTATTTCtgtattcttcttcttttaaaaaaaatgtttgtttttgagagagagacagagagacagagtacaagcagggcaggggcagggagaaggagacacagaatccaaagcaggctctgagctggaccaacacggggcttgaactagatgtttaactgactgagccacccaggcacccctgtattcttcttttctaaagaaGGACCTCCAACTGGTATAAGCTGTAGGCTCCACAAAACCTAGCTTTGCCTCCACCCTGAAGATTTCACAGTTTTACTTTCAAGATGCCTTATAATAAACATCTCTTTGCCCTTTAGTAGGACATTCCTTAGTTGAGGGTAATGGTAAGACTCTATCTCCTTTAACTTGGAAACAAGAAGCTTAAAATGCTAATGACCTCACCAACTAATTGAAAACCACCTGCTAAAGCATAATCCATCAGTCAACAAATCCATCAGTCACCTGTGATCAGATGCTTGGCCTGATTTAATAAAGAGGAATTCGACATCTAGAAGACTGGTGCCTGAGGGAGAGGCGGGCAGTGATTTACAGAGGTGGGTCCTGCTTATCTTCATTTGTGCTGGGAGGTGGCACGGGTTGCCCTGCACATTTGGCCCTTGCCCAGTGtattagtcagtgttctccagagaaacagaaccaatgggaTATGGATAGatcaaaattttttaagaattggcCTATGAGATTGTGAGGGTTAGCAAGTCCAAAACAGACAGGGCAGGCCAGCCGCCCAGACACCGGAGGAAGAGTTAATGTTGCCATCTTGAATTTGAAGGCAGAACTCCTTCTTGCTTAACGCAcctcaattttgtcttttaagacCTTCCACtgattggatgagacccacccatattatggagggcaatctgcttatTCAAAATCTACagatttatgggtttttttttaaattttcatttatttattttgagagagagagagagagtgtgtgtgtgcatgtgagcaggggagggacagagagagatggggagagagaatcccaagcaggctccatgctgtcaatgcagaacctgatgtggggcttgaacccacaaaccctgagatgatgacctgagctgagatcaagagtttgttgcttaactgacggagccacccaggtgcccctcaaagtctactgatttaaatgttaatcagatcctgaggtgcctgggtggctcggtcagttaagcatccgactttgactcaggttgtgatctcacggcttgtgagtttgagccctacatcaggctctgtgctgacagctgggagtctggagcctgcttcagattctgtgtctccctctctctctgctcctcccatgtttcacacacacacactctctctctctctctctctcaaaaataaataaaacattaaaaaataataatataataaaagttaATCAGATCTAAAAAATACTGGCACAAAGCCACATCTAAACCAGTGTCTGACCAAATAACTGAGTGCTGTGGCCTAgtcaaactgacacataaaattaaccatcatgcTCAGCATATTGGAACATGGCCACCTAAACATAATTTATGTCAACTATGTTTGTTGTTACTTTAGAGACcttccaaaataataatagtaacttcattttttttttttactttttaaaagtttttatttatttattttgagagagagaaagagtgtgtgtgtgtgcatgcgtgcacacgcagagaagggaaagagagagagaaaatcccaagcaggctccacgctgtcagtgcatagctggacatagggctccatctcaggaacagtgagattagaacctgagccgaaatcaagagttggatgcttaaaggactgagccacccaggcacgccaatagtaacttcattttattttattatttttcttttatttttttaatgtttatttttgagacacagagagagaaagagcatgagcgggggaggggcagaggaagagagagagacagacagaatgcgaagcagactccaggctccaagccgagccattagcacagagcccaatgcggggcttgaacccacaaactgtgagatcatgacctgagccaaagtaggacgctcagtcgactgagccacccaggtaccctgtaacttcattttaaaaggacTTCACCATTATAGGTTCTGACTGCAGTATGACTATGACTATATAGTGCTAAAtggccttcttcccttccctgtttccTCTAGGGAAAGatagtggtgtgtgtgtacaagtgactcttatttttaaaaattcaaataatgtttagagaggttttttaattttatatgttatacattTTAGACATCTTACAATATagcaaaaaagcattttaaagtattttgaaatctACCATGATTCCCCCACCCAGAATTAATTACTGCCTGGGAAGACTAAAAGGTCAGGAAGTTATTTCAATCAGAGTAAATGATAAGATTTATATATCAGAGATGAGACCTTTCTTGGTGATGATGACTGATGTGCCTGATGATTCAGGTGTGGATGACTAAAGAGACGTGGAGGTGAAGGTCACTGAAGATGAAGAAATCCAGAGCTGGAAGTCTAGTGTCGTGGGAAGGAACTGAGCAAGGATCATGCCAGGCCCAGGAAGATGGCAGTCTTGGGCTGGAGAATGCCAGAGCCCCAGTCCTCAGTGAAtttagtgggggtggggatggggaggaactTAAGGCACCCAGGAGGGCAGAAGACAGAA
Encoded here:
- the LOC123576134 gene encoding transmembrane epididymal protein 1A-like, with product MGTLEGHLLPGICLLIFSLHYSVMVSLALLRGQRFLKPPLTPKEKRGHRWWQLVPVEGMMKVAISLTGIITEFFYPPGVNRMMMVDWEDPRRPFVFCDNWYHVTMYGFFMLSGVVDIVSRACQAQQNVKLERAAEALAFCVLVLLMACHLENKGTLEVRTHLLFVAPTFLVTLVLTMEVWVPDQPTLWVLKTWMGLVLSTWMLQLCVLMYAPPSGQPWRAENPGDLAFLSIFFCWHLGFGAVVLAAVYGLCSLWHHRVSSWREVPRAKYQLCPRSYSSEELEKLGTEAMLQDGGI